The Sorangiineae bacterium MSr11367 genome window below encodes:
- a CDS encoding MBL fold metallo-hydrolase — translation MTQRKRSIGRRIVQAVGLLFLLAVALTVISGWTAFGHRAEGARRARMERSPHWKNGHFVNPEPLDNDAWLTLRNMAHASPYRSPTQAIPTLPVPVERLGTPPPSGLRLTWLGHSSMLVEIDGHRILTDPAWSPRASPVTFAGPERWFPPLLTTPMVKEKLPAIDAVVISHDHYDHLDYGTISAMKDWNTTFVVPLGVGAHLAYWGVPEDRIVELDWWESTHIRDLTIVCTPARHASGRTLIDNDTKLWAGYAFVGNEHRAYFSGDTGLFPVMNEIGTRLGPFDVAMIEIGEYDAAWPDWHLGPEQAVDAHRMVRGRLMVPMHWGLFNLAYHGWTEPIERALAAADRAGVGIVTPKPGQSFEPVEPPARDRWWPDVPWRTAQEAPVVATQMKKPASP, via the coding sequence ATGACTCAGCGCAAGCGCAGCATAGGGCGTCGCATCGTGCAGGCGGTCGGCCTGCTGTTCCTGCTTGCGGTGGCGCTGACCGTCATTTCGGGCTGGACGGCCTTCGGGCATCGCGCCGAGGGGGCGCGGCGTGCGCGCATGGAGCGCTCACCCCATTGGAAAAATGGGCACTTCGTCAACCCGGAGCCGCTCGACAACGACGCCTGGCTCACCCTCCGAAACATGGCCCACGCGAGCCCCTACCGCAGCCCGACGCAGGCGATTCCAACGCTTCCCGTCCCCGTCGAGCGACTCGGGACGCCGCCGCCCTCCGGCCTGCGCCTCACATGGCTCGGGCATTCCTCGATGCTCGTCGAAATCGACGGCCACCGTATCCTCACCGATCCTGCGTGGAGCCCGCGGGCCTCACCGGTCACCTTCGCCGGCCCCGAGCGATGGTTCCCGCCGCTTCTCACGACGCCGATGGTCAAGGAGAAGCTCCCCGCCATCGATGCCGTGGTCATCTCGCACGACCATTACGATCACCTCGATTACGGCACCATCTCCGCGATGAAGGATTGGAATACCACGTTCGTCGTGCCGCTCGGTGTGGGGGCGCACCTCGCGTATTGGGGTGTCCCCGAAGACCGCATCGTGGAACTCGATTGGTGGGAGAGCACACACATTCGCGATCTCACCATCGTATGCACGCCCGCGCGGCATGCTTCCGGGCGCACCCTCATCGACAACGACACGAAGCTCTGGGCGGGATACGCCTTCGTCGGGAACGAACACCGCGCGTATTTCTCGGGCGATACCGGCCTCTTTCCCGTGATGAACGAGATTGGCACGCGGCTCGGCCCCTTCGACGTGGCCATGATCGAAATCGGTGAATACGACGCCGCTTGGCCCGATTGGCACTTGGGCCCGGAACAGGCCGTCGATGCACACCGCATGGTCCGCGGGCGGCTCATGGTGCCCATGCATTGGGGCCTGTTCAACCTCGCCTACCATGGCTGGACGGAGCCCATCGAACGCGCGCTCGCCGCCGCGGATCGCGCGGGCGTGGGCATCGTCACCCCCAAGCCGGGTCAGAGCTTCGAGCCCGTGGAGCCGCCCGCCCGCGACCGCTGGTGGCCCGACGTGCCCTGGCGCACCGCCCAGGAGGCGCCCGTGGTGGCCACCCAGATGAAGAAGCCCGCGAGTCCATAG
- a CDS encoding epimerase: protein MKVILFGATGMIGQGVLRECLLDPAVERVLTIGRAVTGQQHEKLREIAHGNLFDLSDIAGDLSGYDACLFCLGVASTGMSEEQYRHVTYDLTLSVARILLERSPSLRFLFVSGAGTDSTEHGRTMWARVKGQTENALLELPFKDSYMLRPGFIQPKHGIQSRTTLYRVVYAIMTPFYPVLRALFSKSVTDTEQLGRAMLDVAKRGAPKRVLEATDLVAIGQGI, encoded by the coding sequence ATGAAGGTCATCCTTTTCGGAGCAACGGGCATGATCGGCCAAGGCGTCCTGCGCGAGTGCTTGCTCGATCCGGCCGTGGAGCGCGTCCTCACCATCGGCCGCGCGGTCACTGGACAGCAGCACGAGAAACTGCGCGAGATCGCCCACGGCAATCTGTTCGACCTTTCCGACATCGCCGGCGATCTGTCCGGCTACGACGCATGCCTCTTCTGCCTCGGCGTCGCGTCGACAGGCATGTCCGAAGAGCAATACCGCCACGTGACGTACGATCTCACCTTGTCGGTCGCGCGCATTTTGCTGGAGCGCAGCCCGAGTCTGAGGTTCCTCTTCGTGTCCGGCGCAGGCACGGACTCCACCGAGCATGGCCGCACCATGTGGGCACGGGTCAAGGGCCAGACCGAAAACGCTCTTCTGGAGCTGCCGTTCAAAGATTCCTACATGCTTCGCCCCGGCTTCATCCAACCGAAACACGGCATTCAATCACGGACCACGCTGTATCGGGTGGTCTATGCGATCATGACGCCGTTCTATCCCGTATTGCGCGCACTGTTCTCCAAATCGGTGACCGACACCGAGCAACTCGGCCGCGCGATGCTCGACGTCGCAAAACGCGGCGCCCCCAAACGGGTGCTCGAGGCGACGGATTTGGTGGCGATAGGGCAGGGGATTTGA